In Saccharolobus solfataricus, a genomic segment contains:
- a CDS encoding CaiB/BaiF CoA transferase family protein, with the protein MYRVIELGHVISAPFAGEILRHLGFEVIKIEPLLGDPSRKDDVLVDSMFVFNNRGKRSISVDLRKEKGKEVFLRLVRNSHVLIENLSPHVMDRLGLSDDVIFSTNPSLVYCSIKGYPKGKYENLPAFGTIIEAESGIMDANGKARLPASITDMNASTYCVITILWALLMKKPGHYRVSIIQANTVWLGYYLIAYQKYGKLFEAGKDELPFWAPYELFKSSEEKEFYLAVNDNEKFTKLCKALGLEDLLADERFKTNADRVRNRKILHEKLQQKFSSMKLEEIMNILRYNDIPVGKLNNLKDLISNELVEWDTFRNVQVPKLPLPGSLNSQHVPNVGEDTLYILKELGYSENEIESMIKENVINYNK; encoded by the coding sequence ATGTATAGGGTTATTGAGTTAGGACACGTAATTTCAGCACCATTCGCAGGAGAGATCTTGAGACATTTAGGATTTGAGGTAATAAAGATTGAACCACTACTAGGAGATCCAAGTAGGAAAGACGACGTTTTAGTAGATTCCATGTTCGTCTTCAATAATAGGGGTAAAAGATCAATTTCCGTAGATTTAAGAAAGGAAAAGGGAAAAGAGGTTTTCCTAAGATTAGTACGGAACTCCCACGTCTTAATCGAGAACTTATCTCCTCATGTAATGGATAGGCTAGGATTATCAGATGACGTTATATTTTCGACCAATCCCTCCTTAGTATACTGCTCCATAAAGGGATATCCTAAGGGGAAATACGAAAATCTACCTGCCTTCGGTACCATAATTGAGGCGGAAAGCGGTATCATGGATGCTAATGGAAAGGCAAGGTTACCTGCTTCAATAACCGACATGAACGCATCTACGTATTGCGTAATTACGATTTTATGGGCACTGCTTATGAAGAAACCCGGGCACTATAGGGTGAGCATTATCCAAGCCAATACAGTTTGGTTAGGATATTATCTCATAGCATATCAGAAATACGGTAAGCTCTTTGAAGCTGGAAAAGATGAACTTCCCTTCTGGGCTCCCTATGAGTTATTCAAGAGTTCCGAGGAGAAGGAATTTTACTTAGCAGTAAATGATAACGAAAAATTTACAAAGCTCTGTAAGGCACTGGGATTAGAGGACCTATTAGCTGATGAAAGGTTTAAAACTAACGCGGATAGGGTTAGAAATAGAAAGATATTACATGAAAAGCTTCAACAGAAGTTCAGCTCAATGAAACTGGAAGAGATAATGAACATTTTACGTTATAATGATATACCCGTGGGTAAATTAAATAACTTGAAAGATTTAATTAGTAACGAATTAGTGGAATGGGATACGTTTAGAAACGTTCAAGTACCTAAACTCCCTCTACCAGGTAGTCTTAATAGCCAACATGTGCCAAATGTAGGGGAAGATACTCTATATATATTAAAAGAGCTTGGGTATTCAGAAAACGAAATAGAAAGTATGATAAAAGAAAATGTAATTAATTATAACAAATAG